TCGGTGGTGAACAGTTCCTGCGGCAGGTCAACGTCGCGGGGCGCGTTGACATTGCGCACGGCGATGCCGCTGAGCTGCAGGCGGGCTCCGGTCCGGGCGGCAAGGGCGTCGGCATCCTCAATGAGAATCCGCGCAACCTGGGCCCCAACGTTGCCACAGCCCAGCAGGGCCACTTTCAGGGTTCGCATTTCCGTCATTCAGGCTCCCATGTCGCGGTTTAGCAGATCTTCTTCGGTTTCCCCGCGGACAATCAGCCGGGCAGATCCGTCGCGCACCGCGACAACGCCCGGCCGGGCCAGATAGTTGTAGTTGCTCGAGAGGGCCCAGCAGTAGGCGCCGGTTCCCGGTACAGCAAGCAGATCACCGGCTGCCACGTCCTCGGGCAGATATACATCTCTAACAACTATGTCGCCGCTCTCGCAATGTTTGCCCACCACTCGGGACAGTTGCGGGGCGGCGGCTGACGTTCGGGACGCCAGAATCGCTGAGTAATCCGCGTCGTAGAGCACCGGGCGGGCGTTATCGCTCATGCCGCCGTCCACTGAAACATAGCGGCGCGGATACGTAACGTTGTTATCGCCGTCACTGGCACCGGAACCGGCCGGGGCGTCGACGCGCACCGTTTTGAGCGTGCCCACCTCGTACAGCGTGAACGTGGTGCTGCCAACAATGGCGCGTCCGGGTTCAATGGAGATGCGGGGCGCGTCAATGCCCAGCTCGGCACAGGTGGAGCGCACGACGGCGGCCATCGCCTGCGCGATCTCAGCCGCGGGGCGGGGGGTGTCCACCGGTGTGTAGGCGATCCCGTAGCCGCCGCCGAGATCCAGTTCGGGCATAACGATGGAGTACTTTTCCTGCATGGCCGCGAGGAAGCGCAGGAGCTTCTCCGCAGCCAGCGCAAAGCCGTCCGGCTCGAAGATCTGGGAGCCGATGTGGCAGTGCAGTCCCAGCAATTCGATGCCGGGATGGGCGGAAGCCGCAGCCACTGCCTCCTCGGCAGCGGACAGGCCCACCTGGTCGGTGGTGTCAGCCGCCATGGAGAGGCCGAACTTCTGGTCCTCGTGGGCGGTTGCGATGAACTCGTGGGTGTGCGCGTGGACACCCGGCGTGAGCCGCAGCATGATCTTGGCCTGCCCGCCACGCGCCTGGGCTATGTCGCCTACCCGGACAAGTTCGGAGAGGCTGTCCACCACAATCCGGCCGAGGCCCATGTCAAGGGCACGCTTGATCTCGCCGTCGGACTTGTTGTTTCCGTGCAGCGCCACCCGCTCCCCCGCGATTCCGGCACGGGCCGCAACGGCCAGCTCGCCACCGGAGGCGGTGTCCAGGTGCAGCCCTTCCTCTTCCACCCACTTCACCACTGCGGTACAGAGGAAGGACTTTCCGGCGTAATAGACGTCCACTCCGCCGCAGATGTCAGCAAACGCAGCGTCGAAGGAATCCTTGAAGGCTCTGGCCCGGGCCCGGAAATCCGCCTCGTCCATAACGAAGAGGGGTGTGCCGAACTGTTCCTTCAGCGACTGGACGGTGGTTCCGCCAACGGTGAGTTCACCGTCGTCGTTCCGCTGTACGCTGCCTGCCCACATTGGCTCCTGCAGGGCATTCAGGTCAGCGGGAACAGCCAGCCATTCCGGCGCGAGCGGCGACGCGCTGTTTCCGGTCTGTACAGACATTGCCATCACATCCGTTCCGGCGCGGAAACGCCAAGCAGGTCAAGGCCGTTGGCCAGCACCTGGCTGGTGGCATCGTTAAGCCACAGCCGCGTGCGGTTGACGTCGGTCACTGGCTCATCGCCCATGGGTGCGATGCGGCAGGCGTCGTACCAGCGGTGGTAGGCGCCGGCGATCAGTTCCAGGTGCCGGGCCACGCGGTGCGGTTCGCGCAGCTCCGCAGCCTTGGCGACGATCGAGGGGTAGCTGCCCAGGTACGAGAGCAGTTCGTTTTCCGTTGCATGGTCAAGCAGCGAGGCTTCGAACGCGGAACGGTCCACGCCGGCAGCGACCGCGTTGCGGGCTGCGCCGCGGGAGCGTGCGTGTGCGTACTGCACGTAGAACACGGGGTTCTCGTTGCTGTGCTTCTTCAGCAGCTCCGGGTCAAGGGTGAGCGGTGAGTCTGCCGGGAAACGGGCCAGGGAATAGCGGACCGCGTCCTTCCCCAGCCAGTCGATCAGGTCCTTGAGCTCGATGATGTTTCCGGCGCGCTTGGACAGCTTGGCGCCGTTGACGGATACCAGCTGGCCGATCAGCACTTCGATGTTCTTCTCGGGATCGTCCCCTGCGCAGGCTGCAATAGCCTTCAACCGGTTGATGTAGCCGTGGTGGTCGGCGCCGAGCAGGTAAATCTTCTCGGTGAAGCCCCGGTCCTTCTTCGAGAGGTAGTAGGCGGCGTCCGCCGCGAAGTAGGTGGGCTCGCCGTTGGCGCGGATCATCACCCGGTCCTTGTCGTCACCGAAGTCGGTGGTCCGCAGCCAGACTGCGCCGCCCTCGTCGAACACGTGGCCCTGCTCGCGAAGGCGGGCCACGGCACTTTCGATGGCTCCGGCGTCGTGCAGTTCCTGCTCTGAGAAGAACACATCGAATTCGACGCCGAACTCCGCGAGCGTCTTCTTGATGTCCTTCATCTGTGCCTTGTAGGCGGCCGCCCGGATCACCGGGACTGCCGCAACTTCGGTGAGTTCGCGGATATCGGGGTGCTCGGTCATGACCTCGTGGCCCAGGTCTGCAATGTACTGGCCGGGGTAGCCGCCGTCGGGAACGGGGAGGCCGTGCAACCGGGAGTACACGGAGTTCGCGAACACGTTCATCTGGGTGCCGGCGTCGTTAATGTAGTACTCGGCCGTGACATCTGCACCTGAGGCGCGCAGCACACGGGCGATGGAGTCGCCCAACGCAGCCCAGCGGGTGTGCCCGATATGGAGGGGCCCGGTGGGGTTGGCGGAAACAAATTCCATGTTCACCGTGTGGCCCGCGAGCGCCGAGTTGGTTCCGTACTGCTGCCCGGCTTCGACGATGACCTTCGCGAGGGCGCCGGCGGTGGCGGCGTCTACAGTGATGTTCAGGAACCCAGGCCCGGCGATATCGACGGCAGAGACCCCATCGATGGACTTCAGCCGGGCGCTGAGGACGGCGGCGAATTCCCGCGGGTTGGTGCCTGCCTGCTTGGCCAACTGCAGTGCGATGTTGGTGGCCCAGTCGCCGTGGTCCCGGTTCTTGGGTCGCTCCACGCGCACCTCATCAGGCACAGCTGATGCTGAAAGGGCGATGTCACCGGCGGCGACGGCGTCTTTCAGGCAGGCGGATATGGCGAGGGAGAGTTCTTCGGGAGTCACCCCTCTAGCCTACCGGGGGCCAGTGACAGCAAAGAATTTGCGTGCTCAAGGGCACAGGGCATCCACAGCGGACGGCGTAACGAACCACAGGGTGAACCAATAGTCTGGGTTCAGCGTTGACAACACCGTAACCACTGCTTGAACCACGTGGCCCCTAGAACGAAACGAGAGCCTTGATGAGACCCTCAGTACGCAAGAGTGTTTACGCCGGCATCGCCGGCCTGTCCCTGGCCGGAACGGTGGCCGGCTGTGCACCGTCCGCCAATGAAAGCGCCCCTGCTTCAACCGGCGGCAGTGCTGCGGAAACCTCAGCTGCCGCCCCTGCAGCGGGTGAGTCCCCGCTTGCCACCAGCGGCTCCGAATACAAGGACGGCACCTACAGCGCCGATGGCAACTACGTGTCGCCCAACGGCACCGAGACTGTAGGCGTCCAATTGACTTTGGCTTCGGGCACTGTGACGGACGTCCAAATCACCCAGCACCCCTCCAACCCCAATACCCGCAAGTTCCAGGGCGAGTTTGCCGGCGGCATCGCCGAGCAGGTGGTGGGCAAGAACATTGACGACATCAACGTCTCCAAGGTTGCCGGTTCATCCCTTACCAGCGGTGGCTTCAACCAGGCTTTGGAACAGATCAAGTCGGAGGCGCAGTAGGCAGTGCCGGACGGGGGCTGGCAGGATTTCTCATTCGACGGGATCGGAACACGCTGGGACATCTCCACGCCTGTGCTGCTCGGGCCGTCCCTGCAGGCACGCCTCCTTGCAAGGGTTGAAAAGTTCGACGCCGACTGGTCCCGTTTCCGGAGCGATTCCCTGGTCATGGCGATGGCACGGACTCCAGGCCGCTATCACTTCCCGGCAGAAGCGGACCAGCTCGGGGAGCTGTACCGGACTCTGTACGGAATCACCGGCGGTGCAATGACGCCGCTGGTCGGCGCCAGCCTGGAGCGCCTGGGCTACGACGCTGCCTACTCGCTTCGCCCGGCAGGTCCCCCGCTGCCGGCGCCGGCTTGGGAGGGGGTACTGGACTGGTCCGGCACCACCATCACTGCCACGGCTCCAGTTGTGCTCGATATTGGCGCTGCCGGCAAGGGCCTGCTGGTGGATCTGCTGGCCACTGAATTGGCGGCTGAAGGCGTGGATACCTTCGTTATTGACGGCAGCGGCGACCTGCTGGCGCGGGGACCTCAGTCCATTCCCGTGGGCCTGGAGCACCCGTACCGCCCGGAGCAGGCCATCGGCGTGGTGCCGCTGTCTGGGCGGGCGCTGTGCGCTTCTGCGGCGAACCGGCGTGCCTGGGGTGACGGGCTCCATCATGTGCTGGACGGAATGACCGGCCAGCCGGTCCGGACCGCAGTGGCCACGTGGGCACTTGCAGACACTGCCGTTTTGGCCGACGCCCTGGCCACGGCGCTCTTCTTTGTGCCCGGCGCCGAGCTCCAGGAAACATTCCAGTTCTCGTGGCTGACGGTATTTTCCGACGGCAGCGCCGCCTATTCCGAAGAATTCGAAGGGACACTCTTCACATGAGCCCTGTTGAAACACCGAAGGCCGGTCCGGCTCCGTCCGTAGCCGGGCGCCTGGACACCATGCTTGGCCGGTTCACCATGTACCGGCTTATCCTGCTTGTCCTCGCAGCCCTTGCCGCCTACAGCCTGCTGTTGGATGTCCTCGGCTGGCTCACTTTCGGGATCCCCGAGATGCTGGCGCACCTGGCCCTGTGCCTTGGCCTGACATACGCCTCCAACCGGGCACTGGCAGCACTGTTCCGCGTACGGCCACACTCCGAGTCCTCCTTGATTACCGGGCTGCTGCTCTACTTCCTCTTTTGGCCGACCTTCCAGGCCATGGACGTGGCTGGAGTTGCCTTGGCGTGCGTGCTGGCTTCGGCATCTAAGTATGCCCTTGCCTGGCGCGGCCGGCACATCTTCAACCCCGCCGCCATTGGCGCCTTTGTCACCGGCCTTACCGGACTGAACATCGCCACGTGGTGGGCGGCCACGCCGGCAATGTTATGGCTGCTGGTTCCGGGCGTACTGCTGGTCATCTACAGGACCAGGAAGCTCCTGATGGCCTCGGTGTTTACCGTTGTTGCCACATCGATCATCACCGTTGAGCTTCTTCGGGCCGGCATGACCGCAGGGATGGGTGTCTACCAGGCGCTGGCCCAGCGGCCGGTGCTCTTCTTCGTGGGATTCATGCTCACTGAACCCCTAACGCTGCCACCGCGCCGGTGGCAGCAGTTGGCGCTGGCAGCTGTAGTGGGTGTGGTGTTTGCAGTGCCGTACAACCTGGGCTTCGTCGCCAATTCACCCGAGGCCGCATTGTTGCTGGGCAATCTCCTGGCTTTCCTGGTGGGCCAGCGCGGAGGCGTGAAGCTGCGGTTCGCAGGGAGCCGGGTGCTGACGCCAAGCACCACCGAGTTCTCGTTCGAGCCCGCCAGGCCGGTGCGGTTCCTCCCGGGGCAATACATGGAGCTGGACCTGCCGCATGCCAAGTCGGACGGGAAAGGCCGACGCCGCGTGTTCAGCTTGACCGGTTCGCCCAGGGAACGCCTTCTGAAGTTCGGAGTTCGGACCGCCGAACCACTGTCCGCCGCCAAAAAAGCGCTGCTGGCACTGAAGCCTGGCGACGAGCTGACGGCCACGTCAGTGGGCGGAGACTTCGTCCTCCCCCGCGATCCCCAGAAGCCAGTGTTGCTCATTGCGGCCGGGATTGGCATCACGCCCTTCCTTTCGCACCTGTCCTCCGGCGGACTCCGGGAACGCGACGCCGTCCTCCTGCTCCTGGCCAGGAGTGCCGACGAGGTGGCCTACGCGGACGAACTCCGGACGTCGGGCATCCGTGTCCTGGTCCGGCTCGCCGACGGATCGGCACCCCCACCAGATCTGGCCGCTGCTCCGGGTGAAGGGTCAAGGGTGGACTCGGAAGCGCTGAAAGCACTTGTTCCGGACATAGCCGACCGCGAAGTGTATGTCTCCGGCTCACCTGCCAGTGTCGCTGCACTGCGCCGTGCCGCCCGCAAAGCGGGGGCGGGCCGGGTACACGTTGATTCTTTCTCCGGGTACTGATCTCGTGTCGACGACTACTGGTGCCGCACGAATCGAACTGCCGGACGCGGACTTTGGGGTGACGATTTTCCCTTGCGGGCCACCTTACTGCTAAGCTCTAGGACGTCCCGCCAGCAACGGCAGGAACCCCGGATTGCCCTCGTAGCTCAGGGGATAGAGCGTCTGCCTCCGGAGCAGAAGGTCGTAGGTTCGAATCCTATCGAGGGCACCACGTGAAAAGCACCCTGATCTGTTGATCGGGGTGCTTTTCTTTTGCCTCTGCTTTCCTTTGCTCTGCATTGGCGAAGTATGCGGATTTTTGCGCTTTGCAAGTAACTCTGCACCCCGGTTCTGCCTGCTACGCGTTGCACTCGTCAAAGGCCCCCCACAGCTGCCAGTCCGGGAAAGGGTCCCGTGGCAGCTCGCTTTCCGGAACCCACGGATCTTCAGGCACATCCAGGTCTTCCGGCAGTTCCAGCCCATTAGGCATGGCGAAAGCTTCAGGAAAGTCCAGATTGAACACACCGTCCAGGTCCGCGGAATCAGATTCTGGCCACAGTTCACTCAGCGATGCCGGCCAGTGTGGTGGTTCCCGGTCCTGGTGTTCGCTGGTGTAGTGCCGGCCGGTGGGGGAGGTCCAGCCTGGTGGTTCGTTTTTGGTGGCTGGGGTGGGGGTCCAGGTGCTGGCGTGTTTGAGCCGGTGGTGTTTGGGGCAGGCCTGGCCGAGGTTGCTGACCCCGGTGGTCCCGCCGTGGTGCCAGGCGAGGAGGTGGTCGGTTTCGTTGTCCAGGGTGTGGTTGGTGCAGCCGGGGAAGGTGTATTTTCCGTCCCGCATCCGCAGCCAGCGCTTCACAGCTTCGGGCAGCCGGTAGTTCTTGCGGCCGATCTCCAGCGGTGCCCCGTCTCTCGGGTCAACCAGGACCCGGTAGAAGGAGTTGGTTCCGTCCGTGACCAGTTTCCGGGCCATGGAGGCGGGGATGGGTCCGTGCCCGTCGAGTATGGCGGGTTCGTCGGTGAGGCCGAGCAGGGAAAACACCGGAACGGTGACCAGCACGTCCGCCCTTGGTGCGGGGACCTTTCCGGGATTCGGACGCGCGCCGTTGCCTGCAGTGCCCGCGGCGCAATCAGGGCCCGGGTTCTCATGTACGTCCCCGGCTCCTGCCAGTGAGGCCAGCCCGATCATGTCGTCGGATCCGCGCTCCCCGCCCCGGGGGCCGCTTTCCCCTGCCCGGGCGTTGAGTGCGGGTCCTGGCCGGAGGAGCATGGTGGCGAATTCGTCGGCGCGCAACTGGGTGAGGGTGCGGGTTTCGTCCGGGCCCTGCTTGCCGCGGGCGAGGGCGTTGGTGCGGTTCCAGATGGCCGATGCGGTGTCGGCCGGGAGGTAGGCGGAGATCCAGGCCGTTCCGTCACGGTCCGGGCAGTGTTCGACCCGCCGGTCGGTGACGGCCTTGGTGTGGCGTTTTTCGAGGGATTCGGGGTGGTGGCGTTCGCGCCAGGTCCGCACCTTTGCCCGGAACCGTGAGGGCACCAGCTCACCGGGTGCGGCTCCGCGTGCGGGGTTGGGTGCGTCCGGGTCCAGGAAATGCGCCACCAGGGCGGCCGCGCCGGCGGGACCGAGGCCCTCGGTCTCGTCGGCGATGATCCTCGCGTGCTGCCACGACACCGCCCCGGAAGCGAGTGCGTCCAGGGCTGGCGGCAGCGAGCACAGCCGGCGTGACTGGTGGACGAACGCCCCGGCGGCTCCTGAGCTGATGGTCAGTACGCCGGCGATCTCCTCAACCGCTGACATTTCGCCGTAGGCCCGGTCCTGCGCGGAGGCCTCCGGCGGGGTCATGGCCTGGTGCAGTTCGATGCTCTCCGCCGCGTCCCAGGCCTTGATTGCGGCGACCTGCGCTTCCAGCGGGGGTGTCAGATTGTTTGTGTAGGAGAGCTGTAGTCGCTGGATGATTGGAGAATCATTGTGGCTATGACGAAACCCCGTGAAGAGCTGGCGGAGGACCTGGCCCGTCGTGCAGCGGCGGCCGGCAGCATGGATGCGCTGAAGGCTTCCGGCGCGTTTGATGAGCTGATGGCGCAGATCGATTCCGGCCAGCTCGAACTCGATGGCAAGGACGGTTTCATCCAGCAGCTGATCAAGGCCTCCCTGGAATGCGGATTGCAGGCCGAGCTCTCCGGGCATTTGGGCTATGACAAGGGCGATCCGATCGGCCGTTTCCTGCCCAACTCCCGGAACGGGTCGTATGCCAAGACGCTGGGGACCTCCGCCGGGGACGTGGATCTGGCCGTGCCAAGGGACCGCGACGGGTCGTTCACTCCGCGGCTGGTCCCGAAAGGTGCCCGCCGCACCGGGAGCCTGGATGAGATGATCATCAGCCTTTACGCCGGTGGGATGACGGTGCAGCCGCAGCTCGTACTGCCGCTGCAACACATCAATACCGGCAGCAGCGTCAGTCCGCAGCGACGCATCCTCAAGGAACAACGCACCAAGGGCGGCAGCGGAGGCATGAATGCCCTCCATCACCGCTGCTCCACCGTTGCCGATTCCCATACTCACAGCATCACAGCACCCACTGACATTCCCGATTGCGTGCGCCTGCCAATGATTGTCGGCGCCCCCTCGTAGTCTGAAAGTCACCGAGTTGAGGGGGCACGCCATGCACGTTCCGTTCTGTTCCATCGTTCCGCCCTACCTGCTGAGGCGGCTGGCCAGGCAGCATGAGCCACAATTTTCTGCTGCCGCCAGGGCTGCGAGGGAAGCCCTGGGCCATGTCGAGTCCTTCCACTCATCACGAATGCAGGCCATGCCGGACGTTCCTTCCGGTCTTCGCCATGCCAAACCGGGCCCGTCCAATCGCACCATCTATGACGCGGGCGGCTCCGAAACCCTTCCCGGAAAACTTGCGCGGAAGGAGGGCGAACCTGCTACCGGTGACACCGCAACGGATGAAGCGTACGACGGGCTGGGGCACACCCACCGCCTCTATGCCGACGTCTTCGGCCGGAATTCCATCGACGGCCGGGGGCTCCGGCTGGATGCCACGGTGCACTTCGGCAAGCTGTATGACAACGCCTTTTGGGACGGGACCCAAATGGTCTTCGGTGACGGCGACGGCGAGGTCTTTGAGCGGTTCACAGCGTCCCTCAGCGTTATCGGCCACGAGCTGGCCCACGGCGTGACGCAGTATTCGGCTGCCCTCGCCTACCGGAACCAGGCAGGCGCCCTGAACGAATCAATGTCGGACGTGTTCGGCGCGCTGGTTGAGCAGTACGTGAAGAACCAGGCCGCGGCGGAAGCCAGCTGGCTCATTGGTGAAGGCCTTTTCACCGCCGAAGTGGAAGGGGACGCCCTGCGTTCCATGAAGGCTCCAGGAACCGCTTACGACGACGATGTGCTGGGCAAGGATCCGCAGCCGGACTCCATGGACTCCTATGTCCGGACCAGTGCGGATAACGGCGGTGTCCACATCAACTCCGGCATCCCCAACCGCGCCTTTTACCTCGTGGCGGAGTCGCTGGGCGGGAACGCCTGGGATGCCCCCGGCCGTATCTGGTACGAAACCCTGACCGGCGGTTCACTGCCCGCTACAGCAACTTTCAGCGTCTTCGCACGGGCCACCGCCTCTGCTGCCGTGGAGCTCTTCGGTTCAGATTCAAAAGAGCATGACGCCGTGCGGCAGGCGTGGGAAACTGTGAAGGTCAAGCTGTAACGGATGCCTGGCTGCCGGACTTCAAGCCGCCAGGCTGCATGGAAGCCCAGGAACCAGGCAATGAAAATCAGCGTGGAACGCACCGGTGGTATTGCCGCGATGACGAGGGTATGGACCGTCGACGCCCAGTCGGAAACCGCCATCAACCAGTGGCAACCGATCGTCGAAGCATGCCCGTGGGATGCCGTGCCCAGGACGCCCCGGGCGGCGGCCACAGAGTTTGCCGGCAACCAGCCCGACAGGTTCATCTACTCAATCCGTGCCGGAGAGCGCAGGGCAGCACTGCCGGAGAGGGCCGTGACAGGTCCGTGGCGGGTACTCGTGGACCGTACGCGCGCCGCCGCCCAGGAATCCCGTAACGGCCAGGGCAACCCTAGTACGCGCTGACGACAGGGTCTAGGGCAAATGCGCGGGCCTGGTCAGGCAGCAGCAGGCCGCGGCTAACCCACCTCCGCCAGCTGGCCTCGGAAGGCCCGGCGGTAGGACTGCGGGCTGGTGTCGAGGACCTTGGCAAAGTGGTGCCGCAGCAGGACCGGGTGCCCGAAGCCGGCTTCCCTGGCCACCTCATCAATGTTCAGGTCCGTGGATTCGAGCAGCTCCTGGGCGCGAAGCACACGCTGCGAATTGAGCCAGGCAGCCGGAGTGGCGCCTGTCTCCGAACGGAACCGCCTGGCAAACGTCCTGGCGGACATGTGCACGCGGGCCGCCAGTTCGTTCACCGTGTGCTCACGGTCCAGGTTCTGAACCATCCAGCGCAGCAGTTCCTCCATCGGAGCAGAGCCGCAGGTGGGCATTGGACGGTCGATAAACTGGGCCTGCCCCCCGTCGCGGTGCGGCGGGACCACCATATCCCGTGCGATTGCGGCAGCCACATGCGCGCCCAGTTCCACGCGCACCAGATGGAGGCAGGCGTCGATGCCCGCGGCAGTTCCCGCCGAAGAAATGAGGGTGCCATCCTGCACGTAAAGGACGTTTTCATCCACCTGGACGTCCGGATAGGTTACGGCCAGCTCGTTTGAGTAGTGCCAATGGGTAGTGCAGCGACGACCAGCCAGCAGGCCGGCACGGGCCAGCGCGAAGACTCCCGAGCAGATGGACATCACCCACGCTCCCCTGGCATGGGCAGCCTGAAGGGATTCAAGCAATGACTCCGGCAGTTCCTGGTCCCGGCCGAAGGGCGCCATGATGACCAAGTCGGCGTCTTTGGTGGCGTCCAGCCCCAGGCTGACGTTCATCGACAGCCCGGACTTCAGCTGGACGTCGCCCGGGTCAGGTGTGCACACACGGAAATCAAAGGCGGGGACACCCGTGCCCCGCTCGGACCGGTCAATTCCGAACACCTCACAGGCGGTCCCGAACTCGAAGATCGAGAAGTTGGGCACCACGATCACGGCTACTGTTTTCAGCATGCTTCCATTGTGGCAGGAATTATAGCTTTTTGGGCATTTCTGCCACTGTTTAAATAGCCCTGCCAGGAGAAGCATGGAGTCATGGAAATCTTCGCAACCATCATCGTCATCCTGCTCCTCCTCATCGGTGCCGCCACCATCGCAGCACTCCTCCGGGACGGACGCGGGCACACACCCCGCGTCGATTCGCACCAGGACTGGTCCGCCCTGGACCTTCCCAGCACCAA
The window above is part of the Pseudarthrobacter sp. NS4 genome. Proteins encoded here:
- the lysA gene encoding diaminopimelate decarboxylase, encoding MSVQTGNSASPLAPEWLAVPADLNALQEPMWAGSVQRNDDGELTVGGTTVQSLKEQFGTPLFVMDEADFRARARAFKDSFDAAFADICGGVDVYYAGKSFLCTAVVKWVEEEGLHLDTASGGELAVAARAGIAGERVALHGNNKSDGEIKRALDMGLGRIVVDSLSELVRVGDIAQARGGQAKIMLRLTPGVHAHTHEFIATAHEDQKFGLSMAADTTDQVGLSAAEEAVAAASAHPGIELLGLHCHIGSQIFEPDGFALAAEKLLRFLAAMQEKYSIVMPELDLGGGYGIAYTPVDTPRPAAEIAQAMAAVVRSTCAELGIDAPRISIEPGRAIVGSTTFTLYEVGTLKTVRVDAPAGSGASDGDNNVTYPRRYVSVDGGMSDNARPVLYDADYSAILASRTSAAAPQLSRVVGKHCESGDIVVRDVYLPEDVAAGDLLAVPGTGAYCWALSSNYNYLARPGVVAVRDGSARLIVRGETEEDLLNRDMGA
- the argS gene encoding arginine--tRNA ligase, giving the protein MTPEELSLAISACLKDAVAAGDIALSASAVPDEVRVERPKNRDHGDWATNIALQLAKQAGTNPREFAAVLSARLKSIDGVSAVDIAGPGFLNITVDAATAGALAKVIVEAGQQYGTNSALAGHTVNMEFVSANPTGPLHIGHTRWAALGDSIARVLRASGADVTAEYYINDAGTQMNVFANSVYSRLHGLPVPDGGYPGQYIADLGHEVMTEHPDIRELTEVAAVPVIRAAAYKAQMKDIKKTLAEFGVEFDVFFSEQELHDAGAIESAVARLREQGHVFDEGGAVWLRTTDFGDDKDRVMIRANGEPTYFAADAAYYLSKKDRGFTEKIYLLGADHHGYINRLKAIAACAGDDPEKNIEVLIGQLVSVNGAKLSKRAGNIIELKDLIDWLGKDAVRYSLARFPADSPLTLDPELLKKHSNENPVFYVQYAHARSRGAARNAVAAGVDRSAFEASLLDHATENELLSYLGSYPSIVAKAAELREPHRVARHLELIAGAYHRWYDACRIAPMGDEPVTDVNRTRLWLNDATSQVLANGLDLLGVSAPERM
- a CDS encoding FMN-binding protein, which translates into the protein MRPSVRKSVYAGIAGLSLAGTVAGCAPSANESAPASTGGSAAETSAAAPAAGESPLATSGSEYKDGTYSADGNYVSPNGTETVGVQLTLASGTVTDVQITQHPSNPNTRKFQGEFAGGIAEQVVGKNIDDINVSKVAGSSLTSGGFNQALEQIKSEAQ
- a CDS encoding FAD:protein FMN transferase; this translates as MPDGGWQDFSFDGIGTRWDISTPVLLGPSLQARLLARVEKFDADWSRFRSDSLVMAMARTPGRYHFPAEADQLGELYRTLYGITGGAMTPLVGASLERLGYDAAYSLRPAGPPLPAPAWEGVLDWSGTTITATAPVVLDIGAAGKGLLVDLLATELAAEGVDTFVIDGSGDLLARGPQSIPVGLEHPYRPEQAIGVVPLSGRALCASAANRRAWGDGLHHVLDGMTGQPVRTAVATWALADTAVLADALATALFFVPGAELQETFQFSWLTVFSDGSAAYSEEFEGTLFT
- a CDS encoding ferredoxin--NADP reductase, with product MSPVETPKAGPAPSVAGRLDTMLGRFTMYRLILLVLAALAAYSLLLDVLGWLTFGIPEMLAHLALCLGLTYASNRALAALFRVRPHSESSLITGLLLYFLFWPTFQAMDVAGVALACVLASASKYALAWRGRHIFNPAAIGAFVTGLTGLNIATWWAATPAMLWLLVPGVLLVIYRTRKLLMASVFTVVATSIITVELLRAGMTAGMGVYQALAQRPVLFFVGFMLTEPLTLPPRRWQQLALAAVVGVVFAVPYNLGFVANSPEAALLLGNLLAFLVGQRGGVKLRFAGSRVLTPSTTEFSFEPARPVRFLPGQYMELDLPHAKSDGKGRRRVFSLTGSPRERLLKFGVRTAEPLSAAKKALLALKPGDELTATSVGGDFVLPRDPQKPVLLIAAGIGITPFLSHLSSGGLRERDAVLLLLARSADEVAYADELRTSGIRVLVRLADGSAPPPDLAAAPGEGSRVDSEALKALVPDIADREVYVSGSPASVAALRRAARKAGAGRVHVDSFSGY
- a CDS encoding HNH endonuclease signature motif containing protein, which codes for MIQRLQLSYTNNLTPPLEAQVAAIKAWDAAESIELHQAMTPPEASAQDRAYGEMSAVEEIAGVLTISSGAAGAFVHQSRRLCSLPPALDALASGAVSWQHARIIADETEGLGPAGAAALVAHFLDPDAPNPARGAAPGELVPSRFRAKVRTWRERHHPESLEKRHTKAVTDRRVEHCPDRDGTAWISAYLPADTASAIWNRTNALARGKQGPDETRTLTQLRADEFATMLLRPGPALNARAGESGPRGGERGSDDMIGLASLAGAGDVHENPGPDCAAGTAGNGARPNPGKVPAPRADVLVTVPVFSLLGLTDEPAILDGHGPIPASMARKLVTDGTNSFYRVLVDPRDGAPLEIGRKNYRLPEAVKRWLRMRDGKYTFPGCTNHTLDNETDHLLAWHHGGTTGVSNLGQACPKHHRLKHASTWTPTPATKNEPPGWTSPTGRHYTSEHQDREPPHWPASLSELWPESDSADLDGVFNLDFPEAFAMPNGLELPEDLDVPEDPWVPESELPRDPFPDWQLWGAFDECNA
- a CDS encoding M4 family metallopeptidase; this translates as MHVPFCSIVPPYLLRRLARQHEPQFSAAARAAREALGHVESFHSSRMQAMPDVPSGLRHAKPGPSNRTIYDAGGSETLPGKLARKEGEPATGDTATDEAYDGLGHTHRLYADVFGRNSIDGRGLRLDATVHFGKLYDNAFWDGTQMVFGDGDGEVFERFTASLSVIGHELAHGVTQYSAALAYRNQAGALNESMSDVFGALVEQYVKNQAAAEASWLIGEGLFTAEVEGDALRSMKAPGTAYDDDVLGKDPQPDSMDSYVRTSADNGGVHINSGIPNRAFYLVAESLGGNAWDAPGRIWYETLTGGSLPATATFSVFARATASAAVELFGSDSKEHDAVRQAWETVKVKL
- a CDS encoding protealysin inhibitor emfourin, whose protein sequence is MKISVERTGGIAAMTRVWTVDAQSETAINQWQPIVEACPWDAVPRTPRAAATEFAGNQPDRFIYSIRAGERRAALPERAVTGPWRVLVDRTRAAAQESRNGQGNPSTR
- a CDS encoding GlxA family transcriptional regulator, with the protein product MLKTVAVIVVPNFSIFEFGTACEVFGIDRSERGTGVPAFDFRVCTPDPGDVQLKSGLSMNVSLGLDATKDADLVIMAPFGRDQELPESLLESLQAAHARGAWVMSICSGVFALARAGLLAGRRCTTHWHYSNELAVTYPDVQVDENVLYVQDGTLISSAGTAAGIDACLHLVRVELGAHVAAAIARDMVVPPHRDGGQAQFIDRPMPTCGSAPMEELLRWMVQNLDREHTVNELAARVHMSARTFARRFRSETGATPAAWLNSQRVLRAQELLESTDLNIDEVAREAGFGHPVLLRHHFAKVLDTSPQSYRRAFRGQLAEVG